In a genomic window of Ralstonia nicotianae:
- the carA gene encoding glutamine-hydrolyzing carbamoyl-phosphate synthase small subunit — MLPSFPPAILALADGTVFRGYSIGAAGHTIGEVVFNTAITGYQEILTDPSYSRQIVTLTYPHIGNVGVNREDVEATKVHAAGLIIKDLPILASNFRQEHSLSHYLKGEKVVAIAGIDTRKLTRILREKGAQNGCVLAGEDNPQKAIDLARSFPGLSGMDLAKVVSVTQPYEWNQTEWALGRGYGVQDKPQFHVVAYDFGVKYNILRMLAERGCRVTVVPAQTSAADALAYNPDGVFLSNGPGDPQPCDYAIAATKDFIERRIPTFGICLGHQIMGLAVGGKTLKMKTGHHGANHPVKDLQDGRVIITSQNHGFAVDPESLPANARVTHVSLFDGTLQGFELTDRPAFCFQGHPEASPGPHDIGYLFDRFTAAMAERKQ; from the coding sequence GTGTTGCCGTCTTTCCCGCCCGCCATTCTCGCGCTTGCAGACGGCACGGTCTTTCGTGGCTATTCCATCGGTGCCGCCGGTCATACGATCGGCGAAGTGGTGTTCAACACCGCCATCACCGGCTACCAGGAAATCCTCACCGATCCGAGCTATTCGCGCCAGATCGTCACGCTCACGTATCCGCATATCGGCAACGTCGGCGTGAACCGTGAGGACGTCGAAGCCACCAAAGTCCATGCCGCCGGCCTCATCATCAAGGACCTGCCGATCCTGGCGTCGAACTTCCGCCAGGAACACTCGCTGTCGCACTACCTGAAGGGCGAGAAGGTCGTCGCCATCGCCGGCATCGATACCCGCAAGCTCACCCGCATCCTGCGCGAGAAGGGCGCCCAGAACGGCTGCGTGCTGGCCGGCGAAGACAACCCGCAGAAGGCCATCGACCTGGCCCGTTCCTTCCCGGGGCTGTCGGGCATGGACCTGGCCAAGGTGGTGTCCGTCACCCAGCCGTACGAATGGAACCAGACCGAATGGGCGCTGGGCCGCGGCTACGGCGTGCAGGACAAGCCGCAGTTTCACGTGGTCGCCTATGACTTCGGCGTCAAGTACAACATCCTGCGCATGCTGGCCGAGCGCGGCTGCCGCGTGACGGTGGTGCCGGCGCAGACCAGCGCCGCCGACGCGCTCGCCTACAACCCGGACGGCGTGTTCCTGTCCAACGGCCCCGGCGATCCGCAGCCGTGCGACTACGCCATCGCCGCCACCAAGGATTTCATCGAACGCCGCATCCCGACCTTCGGCATCTGCCTGGGCCACCAGATCATGGGCCTGGCCGTCGGCGGCAAGACGCTGAAGATGAAGACCGGCCACCACGGCGCCAACCATCCGGTCAAGGACCTGCAGGACGGCCGTGTGATCATCACCTCGCAGAACCACGGCTTCGCGGTCGATCCGGAATCGCTGCCGGCCAACGCGCGCGTGACGCACGTCTCGCTGTTCGACGGCACGCTGCAGGGCTTCGAGCTGACCGACCGTCCGGCGTTCTGCTTCCAGGGCCACCCGGAAGCCTCGCCCGGCCCGCATGACATCGGCTATCTGTTCGACCGCTTCACCGCGGCGATGGCCGAGCGCAAGCAGTAA
- the leuE gene encoding leucine efflux protein LeuE, whose product MNAFMFAHFGIIEFWTFLLGTIFIVLLPGPNSMYVLSVAARRGVRAGYQGACGVFLGDAILMVLSAAGVSSLLKASPVLFYVVKSIGAAYLAWIGLQMLRGAVRNWRARKAGGSAEQNAARGDESHPFKKALVISLLNPKAILFFISFFIQFVDPHFALPALSFVVLGLVCQIGSFLYLTTIIFVGARLAAAFRARRRLAAGMSSGVGAMFIGFSAKLATATLN is encoded by the coding sequence ATGAACGCCTTCATGTTCGCCCACTTCGGCATCATCGAGTTCTGGACCTTCCTGCTCGGCACGATCTTCATCGTGCTGCTGCCGGGGCCGAACTCGATGTACGTGCTGTCGGTGGCGGCCCGCCGCGGTGTGCGCGCAGGCTACCAGGGCGCGTGCGGCGTGTTCCTGGGCGATGCCATCCTGATGGTGCTGTCGGCGGCGGGCGTGTCGTCGCTGCTCAAGGCGAGTCCGGTGCTGTTCTACGTCGTGAAGTCCATCGGCGCGGCGTACCTGGCGTGGATCGGCCTGCAGATGCTGCGCGGTGCGGTGCGCAACTGGCGCGCGCGCAAGGCGGGCGGGTCGGCCGAGCAGAACGCGGCCCGGGGCGACGAATCGCATCCGTTCAAGAAGGCGCTGGTCATCAGCCTGCTGAACCCGAAGGCGATCCTGTTCTTCATCTCGTTCTTCATCCAGTTCGTCGATCCGCACTTCGCGCTGCCGGCGCTGTCGTTCGTCGTGCTGGGGCTGGTCTGCCAGATCGGCAGCTTCCTGTATCTGACCACCATCATCTTCGTGGGCGCGCGGCTGGCCGCGGCGTTCCGCGCGCGACGACGCCTGGCTGCCGGCATGAGCAGCGGTGTCGGCGCCATGTTTATCGGCTTTTCCGCCAAGCTGGCGACGGCCACACTGAATTAA
- the carB gene encoding carbamoyl-phosphate synthase large subunit — protein sequence MPKRTDIKTILIIGAGPIIIGQACEFDYSGAQACKALREEGFKVVLVNSNPATIMTDPSTADVTYIEPITWEVVERIIAKERPDAILPTMGGQTALNCALDLHRHGVLEKYNVELIGASPEAIDKAEDRQKFKEAMTKIGLGSAKSGIAHSLEEALAVQAQIARETSSGGYPIVIRPSFTLGGTGGGIAYNREEFEDICKRGLDLSPTNELLIEESLLGWKEYEMEVVRDKKDNCIIVCSIENLDPMGIHTGDSITVAPAQTLTDKEYQILRNASLAVLREIGVDTGGSNVQFSINPEDGRMIVIEMNPRVSRSSALASKATGFPIAKVAAKLAVGYTLDELKNEITGGATPASFEPSIDYVVTKVPRFAFEKFPQADSHLTTQMKSVGEVMAMGRTFQESFQKALRGLEVGVDGLDEKSSDRDEIIAEIGEPGPDRIWYLGDAFRLGLSIDEVYAETAVDPWFLAQIEDIVRTEALVKARTLDSLSAAELRLLKQKGFSDRRLAKLMKTTAQAVREKRIAEKVRPVYKRVDTCAAEFATNTAYLYSTYEAEHGECEADPTERKKIMVLGGGPNRIGQGIEFDYCCVHAALALREDGYETIMVNCNPETVSTDYDTSDRLYFEPVTLEDVLEIVDKEKPVGVIVQYGGQTPLKLALDLEANGVPIIGTTPDMIDAAEDRERFQKLLHDLGLRQPPNRTARAEDEALKLADEIGYPLVVRPSYVLGGRAMEIVHEPRDLERYMREAVKVSNDSPVLLDRFLNDAIECDVDCLSDGKRVFIGGVMEHIEQAGVHSGDSACSLPPYSLSQATVDELKRQTAAMARALNVIGLMNVQFAIQQKGGEDIVYVLEVNPRASRTVPYVSKATGISLAKVAARCMAGQSLDEQGIHDEVVPSYYSVKEAVFPFNKFPGVDPVLGPEMRSTGEVMGVGRTFGEALFKSQLAAGSRLPEKGTVLMTVKDSDKPRAIEVARTLHTLGYPIVATRGTASAIEAAGIPVRVVNKVKDGRPHIVDMIKNGELALVFTTVDETRAAIADSRSIRTAALANRVTYYTTIAGARAAVEGLKHLQNLDVYDLQGLHASL from the coding sequence ATGCCAAAACGTACAGACATCAAAACCATCCTGATCATCGGCGCGGGCCCGATCATCATCGGCCAGGCGTGTGAATTCGATTACTCCGGCGCGCAGGCCTGCAAGGCGCTGCGCGAGGAAGGCTTCAAGGTGGTCCTGGTCAACAGCAACCCGGCCACCATCATGACCGACCCCAGCACGGCCGATGTGACCTACATCGAGCCGATCACCTGGGAAGTGGTCGAGCGCATCATCGCCAAGGAGCGTCCGGACGCGATCCTGCCGACCATGGGCGGCCAGACCGCGCTGAACTGCGCGCTGGACCTGCACCGCCACGGCGTGCTCGAGAAGTACAACGTCGAGCTGATCGGCGCCTCGCCCGAGGCCATCGACAAGGCCGAAGACCGCCAGAAGTTCAAGGAAGCGATGACCAAGATCGGCCTGGGTTCGGCCAAGTCGGGCATCGCGCATTCGCTGGAAGAGGCGCTGGCCGTGCAGGCGCAGATCGCCCGCGAGACCAGCTCCGGCGGCTACCCGATCGTGATCCGTCCGTCGTTCACGCTGGGCGGCACGGGCGGCGGCATCGCCTACAACCGCGAAGAGTTCGAGGACATCTGCAAGCGCGGCCTGGATCTCTCCCCGACCAACGAGCTGCTGATCGAAGAATCGCTGCTCGGCTGGAAGGAATACGAGATGGAGGTGGTCCGCGACAAAAAGGACAACTGCATCATCGTCTGCTCGATCGAGAACCTGGACCCGATGGGCATCCACACCGGCGACTCCATCACCGTGGCGCCGGCGCAGACGCTGACCGACAAGGAATACCAGATCCTGCGCAACGCCTCGCTGGCCGTGCTGCGCGAGATCGGTGTGGATACCGGCGGCTCGAACGTGCAGTTCTCGATCAATCCGGAGGACGGCCGGATGATCGTGATCGAGATGAACCCGCGTGTGTCGCGCTCGTCGGCGCTGGCCTCCAAGGCCACCGGCTTCCCGATCGCCAAGGTGGCCGCCAAGCTGGCGGTCGGCTACACGCTGGACGAACTGAAGAACGAGATCACCGGCGGCGCGACCCCGGCGTCGTTCGAGCCCTCGATCGACTACGTGGTCACCAAGGTGCCGCGTTTCGCCTTCGAGAAATTCCCGCAGGCCGACAGCCACCTGACCACGCAGATGAAGTCGGTGGGCGAGGTGATGGCGATGGGCCGCACGTTCCAGGAGTCGTTCCAGAAGGCGCTGCGCGGCCTGGAAGTCGGCGTGGATGGCCTGGACGAAAAGTCCTCCGACCGCGACGAGATCATCGCCGAGATCGGCGAGCCGGGCCCGGACCGCATCTGGTACCTGGGCGATGCGTTCCGCCTCGGCCTGTCGATCGACGAGGTGTATGCCGAGACGGCCGTCGATCCGTGGTTCCTCGCCCAGATCGAAGACATCGTCAGGACCGAAGCGCTGGTCAAGGCCCGCACGCTCGATAGCCTGTCGGCCGCCGAACTGCGCCTGCTCAAGCAGAAGGGCTTCTCCGACCGCCGCCTGGCCAAGCTGATGAAGACCACGGCCCAGGCCGTGCGCGAGAAGCGCATCGCCGAGAAGGTCCGCCCGGTCTACAAGCGCGTCGACACCTGCGCGGCCGAGTTCGCCACCAACACGGCGTACCTGTACTCGACCTACGAGGCCGAGCACGGCGAATGCGAAGCCGACCCGACCGAGCGCAAGAAGATCATGGTGCTGGGCGGTGGCCCGAACCGGATCGGCCAGGGTATCGAGTTCGACTACTGCTGCGTGCATGCCGCGCTGGCGCTGCGCGAAGACGGGTACGAGACCATCATGGTCAACTGCAACCCGGAAACCGTCTCGACCGACTACGACACCTCCGACCGCCTGTACTTCGAGCCGGTGACGCTGGAAGACGTGCTCGAGATCGTCGACAAGGAAAAGCCGGTTGGCGTGATCGTGCAGTACGGCGGCCAGACCCCGCTGAAGCTCGCGCTCGACCTGGAAGCCAACGGCGTGCCCATCATCGGCACGACGCCGGACATGATCGACGCGGCCGAAGACCGCGAGCGCTTCCAGAAGCTGCTGCACGACCTGGGCCTGCGCCAGCCGCCCAACCGCACCGCGCGCGCCGAAGACGAAGCCCTCAAGCTGGCCGACGAGATCGGCTACCCGCTGGTGGTGCGCCCGTCGTACGTGCTGGGCGGCCGTGCCATGGAAATCGTGCATGAACCGCGCGACCTCGAGCGCTACATGCGCGAGGCTGTGAAGGTGTCGAACGACAGTCCGGTGCTGCTCGACCGCTTCCTGAACGACGCCATCGAATGCGACGTCGATTGCCTGTCCGACGGCAAGCGCGTGTTCATCGGCGGCGTGATGGAGCACATCGAGCAGGCCGGCGTGCACTCGGGCGACTCGGCGTGCTCGCTGCCGCCGTATTCGCTGTCGCAGGCCACCGTCGACGAGCTCAAGCGCCAGACCGCCGCGATGGCCCGCGCGCTGAACGTGATCGGCCTGATGAACGTGCAGTTCGCCATCCAGCAGAAGGGCGGCGAGGACATCGTCTACGTGCTGGAAGTGAATCCGCGCGCCTCGCGCACGGTGCCGTACGTGTCCAAGGCAACCGGCATCTCGCTGGCCAAGGTGGCGGCGCGCTGCATGGCCGGCCAGTCGCTGGACGAGCAGGGCATCCATGATGAGGTCGTGCCGTCGTACTACAGCGTCAAGGAAGCGGTGTTCCCGTTCAACAAGTTCCCGGGCGTCGACCCGGTGCTCGGACCGGAAATGCGCTCCACCGGCGAAGTGATGGGCGTCGGTCGCACCTTCGGCGAAGCGCTGTTCAAGAGCCAGCTTGCCGCCGGCTCGCGTCTGCCCGAGAAGGGCACCGTACTGATGACGGTCAAGGACAGCGACAAGCCGCGCGCCATCGAAGTCGCCCGCACGCTGCACACGCTCGGCTACCCGATCGTGGCCACGCGCGGTACGGCGTCGGCCATCGAGGCGGCCGGCATTCCGGTGCGCGTGGTCAACAAGGTGAAGGACGGCCGTCCGCACATCGTCGACATGATCAAGAACGGTGAGCTGGCGCTCGTGTTCACCACCGTCGACGAGACGCGCGCGGCCATCGCCGACTCGCGTTCCATCCGGACCGCCGCGCTGGCCAACCGCGTGACCTACTACACCACCATCGCCGGCGCCCGTGCCGCGGTGGAGGGCCTGAAGCACCTGCAGAACCTGGACGTCTACGATCTCCAGGGCCTGCACGCCAGCCTGTAA
- the greA gene encoding transcription elongation factor GreA, with the protein MSTIPITKRGAEMLKDELQRLKTKERPAVVNAIAEARAQGDLSENADYDAAKERQGFIEGRILEIESKLAAAQVIDPAGLDADGRIVFGATIDLEDLDSGKPVTYQIVGDDEADLDSGKISISSPIARALIGKYEGDVATVVAPGGEREYEVRAVKYL; encoded by the coding sequence ATGAGCACCATTCCGATTACCAAGCGCGGTGCCGAGATGCTCAAGGATGAGCTGCAACGCCTGAAGACCAAGGAGCGTCCAGCCGTTGTCAACGCCATCGCCGAAGCGCGCGCCCAGGGCGATCTGTCCGAAAACGCCGACTACGATGCCGCCAAGGAGCGCCAGGGCTTCATCGAGGGCCGCATCCTCGAGATCGAGTCCAAGCTGGCCGCTGCGCAGGTCATCGACCCGGCAGGGCTGGATGCCGATGGCCGCATCGTCTTCGGCGCCACCATCGACCTGGAAGATCTGGACTCCGGCAAGCCGGTCACCTACCAGATCGTCGGCGACGATGAAGCCGATCTGGATAGCGGCAAGATCTCGATCAGCTCGCCGATTGCGCGCGCGCTGATCGGCAAGTACGAAGGCGACGTCGCCACCGTGGTGGCACCGGGCGGCGAACGCGAATACGAAGTGCGCGCGGTCAAGTACCTCTGA
- a CDS encoding DUF4149 domain-containing protein, whose product MPQRLFQLLATVWCGSLWTIGYIVAPMLFAMLEDRHLAGTIAGRLFHAEAWIGLAAGCLLLVTATWLVRAGQLGYRPLRWLVLGMLLCVLVGYFGLQPFMVSLREQAEVIGAAVGDSPYRAQFGMLHGVSSVFYLVESLLGLALIWKVAGIRQPA is encoded by the coding sequence ATGCCGCAGCGCCTCTTCCAGTTGCTTGCCACGGTCTGGTGCGGATCGCTCTGGACCATCGGCTACATCGTTGCGCCGATGCTCTTTGCGATGCTGGAAGATCGCCATCTGGCGGGCACGATTGCCGGGCGGCTGTTCCATGCCGAAGCGTGGATCGGCCTGGCGGCGGGCTGCCTGCTGCTGGTGACGGCGACGTGGCTCGTCAGGGCCGGGCAGCTCGGCTACCGGCCGCTGCGCTGGCTGGTGCTGGGAATGCTGCTGTGCGTGCTGGTCGGCTATTTCGGCCTGCAGCCATTCATGGTGTCGCTGCGTGAGCAGGCCGAGGTGATCGGCGCGGCGGTGGGTGACTCGCCGTACCGTGCGCAGTTCGGCATGCTGCACGGTGTTTCGAGCGTGTTCTACCTGGTGGAGAGCTTGCTCGGTCTCGCGCTGATCTGGAAGGTGGCCGGCATCCGGCAGCCTGCCTGA
- a CDS encoding YhbY family RNA-binding protein, translating into MPALTLSPARRSELRSQAHALNPVVLIGAEGLTKAVLAEIDRSLAAHGLIKIRVFGDDREARIELYDTICARLQAAPVQHIGKLLVIWRDGPVYLKENQPKELHPVRKIAGAAPRSVVVRKPNPNSTRRPKPVRLSVLGNERVTAGGNVKRAKPRQASHKKKALS; encoded by the coding sequence ATGCCAGCCCTGACCCTTTCCCCTGCCCGCCGATCGGAACTGCGCTCGCAGGCGCATGCATTGAACCCGGTCGTCCTCATCGGCGCGGAAGGTCTGACGAAGGCCGTCCTGGCCGAGATCGACCGTTCGCTGGCGGCCCACGGGCTGATCAAGATCCGCGTGTTCGGCGATGACCGCGAAGCGCGCATCGAGCTTTACGACACCATCTGCGCGCGGCTGCAGGCTGCACCGGTCCAGCACATCGGCAAGCTGCTGGTGATCTGGCGCGACGGCCCGGTCTACCTGAAGGAAAACCAGCCCAAGGAACTGCACCCCGTCCGCAAGATCGCCGGCGCCGCGCCGCGTTCCGTGGTGGTGCGCAAGCCCAACCCGAACAGCACACGCCGGCCGAAGCCGGTGCGCCTGAGCGTGCTGGGCAACGAGCGTGTCACGGCCGGCGGCAACGTCAAGCGCGCCAAGCCGCGCCAGGCCAGCCACAAGAAAAAAGCGCTGTCCTGA
- a CDS encoding RlmE family RNA methyltransferase — MAKNKFNQSWLHDHINDPYVKLAQREGYRARAAYKLKEIDEQDKLIRPGQVIVDLGAAPGSWSQYVRNKLAASPRAKDGRIDGAIVAIDILPMEPVADVTFIQGDFREESVFQQLETIVLDATGGGKVDLVLSDMAPNLSGVASADAARMEHIAELAVEFAQAHLKPEGALLIKCFHGSGYSQIVEMFKRHFRVVAPRKPKASRDKSSETFLLGRQLKHPG, encoded by the coding sequence ATGGCAAAGAACAAGTTCAACCAGTCGTGGCTGCACGACCATATCAACGATCCGTACGTGAAGCTGGCGCAGCGCGAGGGCTATCGCGCCCGTGCCGCCTACAAGCTCAAGGAGATCGACGAGCAGGACAAGCTGATCAGGCCGGGCCAGGTCATCGTCGACCTGGGCGCCGCGCCGGGCAGCTGGAGCCAGTACGTGCGCAACAAGCTGGCCGCTTCGCCGCGCGCCAAGGACGGCCGCATCGACGGCGCCATCGTCGCGATCGACATCCTGCCCATGGAGCCGGTGGCCGACGTGACCTTCATCCAGGGCGATTTCCGCGAAGAGTCGGTTTTCCAGCAGTTGGAAACGATCGTGCTGGACGCCACGGGCGGCGGCAAGGTAGACCTTGTTTTGTCCGACATGGCCCCCAATCTCTCTGGTGTGGCGTCGGCGGACGCCGCGCGCATGGAGCACATCGCGGAACTGGCCGTGGAATTCGCCCAGGCTCACCTGAAACCCGAGGGCGCGCTGCTGATCAAATGTTTTCACGGCAGCGGCTATAGTCAGATTGTCGAGATGTTCAAGCGCCATTTCCGGGTCGTGGCGCCGCGCAAGCCCAAGGCTTCCCGCGACAAGTCTTCCGAGACGTTCCTGCTGGGTCGTCAGCTCAAGCATCCGGGCTGA